The Candidatus Hydrogenedentota bacterium DNA segment TTGAACTGCCCGGGCGCCTGCCTCTTTGCACTGAAGGTGGATTTGAATGTCCACTTTATTCTGGATATAATTGTCCACTATTATGCCGAAAAAGTCAAGGCCTTTTTGCGGATTTTTTCGGGGCCGGTCCAGTCGTTCAGTGGCAATTCCGCCGGGATTCCGGTACAGTAACGTCCCATGCAAACGGATTGGACGGGAAAGGACATTGGATATGGATCGCAGGCGTTTTTTACAGACGGGACTGGGCGCGGGGCTGGCTGTCACGGCGGCATCGGCCGTGGCGCAAACGGAAAAGAAGACCTATCAGGCCGGGAAAAGCCCGTGGCCTATCGTGCTGAACGCGAGCACGATCCGTCCCGCACCGCTCACGGACAAGATCCGCGTCGCGGCGGAAGCGGGATACGACGGCATCGAGTTATGGGTGAACGAACTTGAAGAGTTCGAGAGTGAAGGCGGCGACCTCAAGGCATTGGGCGCGGAGATTCGCGACAAGGGCCTGTTCGTGCCGAACGTGATCGGCCTGTGGGATTCGATGCCGATGGAACAGGAGGCGTGGGAGAAGTCGCTTGAAGCGACGCGCCGGCGCATGCGCATGTCGTCAGCCGTCGGTTCGCAGCACGTGGCGGCCATTCCGGCGCCGGATCGCGCGGATTTCGATCTCAAGATCGGCGCGCAGCGCTATCGGGATCTCCTTAAAATTGGGCGCGACGAATTCAATATCATCGTTGCCTGCGAATTCGTCGGATTCCTCAAGGGCGTGCACCGGCTTGGCCAAGGATCGGCCATCGCGCTCGACGCGAACGATCCGGACGCGTGCCTCGTGGCGGACACGTTCCACCTGTATCGCGGCGGATCGGGTTTCGACGGTCTCGCGCATCTCAACGGCAATTTCATCGCGGTGTTTCACTGGAACGACGTGCCGGCCGATCCGCCCGTGGACCAGTTGGGCGACGCGCACCGGATCTATCCGGGCGACGGCGTTCTGCCGCTCAAACATGCGCTCGGCTTGCTGCGCCGGATTGACTACCGGGGCCCGCTGTCGCTCGAAATGTTCAACCGCGAACATTGGAAACAGGATCCGCTTGTGGTCGCCAAGACCGGCCTCGAAAAGATCCTCGCGTTGATGGATTAAGGTATGGGTATGCGGAGAACCTCTTTTTCACGGGAAAAGAAGTCTTCCCGCGGACAAACGGCAATAGGAGAAAATCATGCGTTTCGAAACAGCCGTTGTGCATGCGGGCCAGGCGCCGGACCCGGCGTATGGCGCGGTGATGCCGCCGATTTACCAGGTGTCCACGTTTGCGTTCAAAGGCGTGGGCGAACCGGGTCCGTTCGACTACACGCGTTCCGGCAATCCGACGAGGAAGGCACTCGAGGACTGTCTGGCTGCGCTTGAAGGCGGCGTGCGCGGGTTTGTTTTCGCG contains these protein-coding regions:
- a CDS encoding sugar phosphate isomerase/epimerase gives rise to the protein MDRRRFLQTGLGAGLAVTAASAVAQTEKKTYQAGKSPWPIVLNASTIRPAPLTDKIRVAAEAGYDGIELWVNELEEFESEGGDLKALGAEIRDKGLFVPNVIGLWDSMPMEQEAWEKSLEATRRRMRMSSAVGSQHVAAIPAPDRADFDLKIGAQRYRDLLKIGRDEFNIIVACEFVGFLKGVHRLGQGSAIALDANDPDACLVADTFHLYRGGSGFDGLAHLNGNFIAVFHWNDVPADPPVDQLGDAHRIYPGDGVLPLKHALGLLRRIDYRGPLSLEMFNREHWKQDPLVVAKTGLEKILALMD